Proteins from a single region of Hymenobacter aquaticus:
- a CDS encoding phosphoadenylyl-sulfate reductase yields the protein MQVASEALVPNLRQQLAGRSAVEVLTAVAAQFPGTATFSTSFGLEDQIITHLIFEHHLPIKVFTLDTARNFQETYSTWNKTLRRYGQAIEPYFPQQASVEQLLREKGPNSFYDSVDNRKECCGIRKVEPLRRALRGQQAWFTGIRAEQSANRQDMHAVEWDAGHQLLKFHPLFDWTFEQCWDFVHAHSIPFNPLHQQGFVSIGCAPCTRAIRAGEDFRAGRWWWEDQSAKECGLHGTHNGPDPVVEPVLAN from the coding sequence ATGCAAGTAGCCTCTGAGGCGCTGGTCCCGAACCTGCGCCAGCAGCTCGCCGGGCGTTCCGCCGTGGAAGTGCTGACGGCCGTAGCCGCGCAGTTTCCCGGTACTGCCACGTTCTCGACGTCCTTCGGCCTGGAAGACCAGATCATCACCCACCTGATTTTCGAGCACCACCTGCCGATTAAGGTTTTCACCCTGGACACGGCCCGCAACTTCCAGGAAACCTATTCCACCTGGAATAAAACCCTGCGGCGCTACGGCCAGGCCATTGAGCCCTACTTCCCGCAGCAGGCCAGCGTAGAGCAGCTCCTGCGCGAAAAAGGCCCCAACAGCTTCTACGACAGCGTGGACAACCGCAAGGAGTGCTGCGGCATCCGGAAAGTAGAACCGCTACGCCGGGCCTTGCGGGGCCAGCAGGCCTGGTTTACCGGCATCCGGGCCGAGCAGTCGGCCAACCGCCAGGACATGCACGCGGTGGAGTGGGACGCCGGCCACCAGCTCCTCAAGTTTCACCCCTTGTTCGATTGGACTTTCGAGCAGTGCTGGGACTTTGTGCACGCGCACAGCATCCCGTTCAACCCGCTGCACCAGCAGGGCTTCGTGAGCATCGGCTGCGCGCCCTGCACCCGGGCCATCCGGGCCGGCGAGGATTTCCGGGCCGGGCGTTGGTGGTGGGAAGACCAGTCGGCCAAGGAGTGCGGCCTGCACGGCACCCACAACGGCCCCGACCCGGTGGTGGAGCCGGTTTTGGCCAATTAG
- the cysD gene encoding sulfate adenylyltransferase subunit CysD yields the protein MSTPHFDYLDRLEAEAIHILREVAGQFERPALLFSGGKDSIVLTRLAEKAFRPGRFPFPLVHVDTGHNFPEVLQFRDALAAELGEKLIVRSVEDTIKRQRLREPGGKFPSRNPLQTYTLLETIEEFQFDACIGGARRDEEKARAKERIFSVRDEFGQWDPKRQRPELWNVYNGRIQRGENVRVFPISNWTELDVWRYIQRENIALPSIYFGHPRTCVVLPSGQLLGLNEHLRLDETDEIVERQVRFRTVGDSTCTAAVESDAATIDDIIQDLLSAKVSERGATRLDDNISEAGMEDRKRNGYF from the coding sequence ATGAGTACCCCCCATTTCGATTACCTCGACCGGCTCGAAGCCGAAGCCATTCATATTCTGCGGGAAGTAGCGGGCCAGTTTGAGCGGCCAGCCCTGCTGTTTTCGGGCGGCAAAGACTCCATCGTGCTGACGCGCCTGGCCGAAAAAGCCTTCCGCCCCGGCCGCTTCCCCTTCCCGCTGGTCCACGTCGATACCGGCCACAACTTCCCCGAGGTGCTCCAGTTCCGCGACGCGCTGGCCGCCGAGCTGGGCGAAAAGCTCATCGTGCGCTCGGTGGAGGACACCATCAAGCGGCAGCGCCTGCGCGAGCCGGGCGGCAAGTTTCCTAGCCGCAACCCGCTGCAAACCTACACCTTGCTCGAAACCATCGAAGAGTTTCAGTTTGACGCCTGCATCGGCGGGGCCCGGCGCGACGAGGAAAAGGCCCGGGCCAAGGAGCGCATCTTCTCGGTGCGCGACGAGTTCGGGCAGTGGGACCCCAAGCGGCAGCGGCCCGAGCTCTGGAACGTGTACAACGGCCGGATTCAGCGCGGCGAAAACGTGCGCGTGTTCCCGATTTCGAACTGGACCGAGCTGGACGTGTGGCGCTACATTCAGCGCGAAAACATTGCCCTGCCCAGCATCTACTTCGGCCACCCGCGCACCTGCGTGGTGCTGCCCAGCGGCCAGCTTTTGGGCCTGAATGAGCACCTGCGCCTCGACGAAACCGACGAAATCGTGGAGCGCCAGGTCCGCTTCCGCACCGTCGGTGACTCGACCTGCACCGCCGCCGTGGAAAGCGACGCGGCCACCATCGACGACATCATCCAGGACCTGCTCAGCGCCAAAGTCAGCGAGCGGGGCGCTACCCGCCTCGACGACAACATCTCCGAAGCCGGCATGGAAGACCGCAAACGCAACGGCTATTTCTAA
- a CDS encoding sulfate adenylyltransferase subunit 1 gives MDLLRFITCGSVDDGKSTLIGRLLYDSDSVSLDVLAALENRPTVHGTVDLALLTDGLRAEREQGITIDVAYKYFTTPRRKFIITDAPGHVQYTRNMVTGASTADLAIVLVDARQGVVEQTRRHSLIASLVGIRHFVLAVNKMDLVGNDQAVFDQIVADYAAVADQLKLPQVTAIPISALLGDNIVTRSKNLSWYTGPSLLEHLESVPAFEEAAIGEPRFQVQFVIRPQTDDYPDYRGYAGRIQSGEYRRGERVHILPSGQESVIEAIEVNQQEVDSAAAPQAVVLRLADDVDISRGDSIVPVGSQIHVAKELEATICWMDERPLWPGRKLLVQHHSAVVKAVVSAITYKVNVRTFGRAATESAQLNDIVGIRLKTAAPLVVDSYQQNRATGAFILVDELSGDTLAAGMVEAMQNSFVPEPLGFTI, from the coding sequence ATGGATCTTCTCCGATTTATTACCTGCGGCAGCGTCGACGACGGCAAGAGTACGCTCATTGGCCGTTTGCTCTACGATTCTGATTCCGTGTCCTTGGACGTGCTGGCGGCCCTGGAAAACCGGCCTACCGTGCACGGCACCGTGGATTTAGCCTTGCTGACGGACGGCCTGCGCGCCGAGCGCGAACAGGGCATTACCATCGACGTAGCCTACAAGTACTTCACCACGCCCCGCCGCAAGTTCATCATCACCGACGCGCCGGGCCACGTGCAGTACACCCGCAACATGGTCACCGGCGCTTCGACTGCCGATTTGGCCATCGTGCTGGTCGATGCCCGGCAGGGCGTGGTGGAGCAGACACGCCGTCACTCGCTCATTGCCTCGCTCGTGGGCATCCGGCACTTCGTGCTGGCCGTGAACAAGATGGATCTGGTGGGCAACGACCAGGCCGTGTTCGACCAGATTGTGGCCGACTACGCCGCCGTGGCCGACCAGCTCAAGCTACCCCAGGTAACGGCCATTCCCATCAGCGCCCTGCTCGGCGACAACATCGTGACGCGGTCCAAGAACCTGAGCTGGTATACCGGGCCCAGCCTGCTGGAGCACCTGGAAAGCGTGCCGGCCTTCGAGGAAGCCGCCATTGGCGAGCCCCGCTTCCAGGTGCAGTTCGTGATTCGGCCCCAGACCGACGACTACCCCGACTACCGCGGCTACGCCGGCCGCATCCAGAGCGGGGAGTACCGCCGGGGCGAGCGGGTCCACATTCTGCCCAGCGGCCAGGAGTCGGTGATTGAGGCCATTGAGGTCAACCAGCAGGAAGTGGACAGCGCCGCCGCGCCCCAGGCCGTGGTGCTGCGCCTGGCCGACGACGTGGACATCAGCCGCGGCGACTCCATCGTGCCCGTCGGCAGCCAGATTCACGTGGCCAAAGAGCTGGAAGCCACGATTTGCTGGATGGACGAGCGGCCCCTGTGGCCCGGCCGCAAGCTGCTGGTGCAGCACCACTCGGCGGTGGTCAAGGCCGTCGTGTCGGCTATTACCTACAAGGTGAACGTGCGCACGTTTGGCCGCGCCGCCACCGAGTCGGCCCAGCTCAACGACATCGTGGGCATCCGCCTCAAAACCGCCGCCCCGCTGGTGGTGGATTCCTACCAGCAGAACCGCGCTACCGGCGCCTTTATCCTCGTCGATGAGCTCAGCGGCGACACGCTGGCCGCCGGCATGGTGGAGGCCATGCAGAATAGCTTCGTGCCCGAGCCTTTGGGCTTCACGATTTAA
- the cobA gene encoding uroporphyrinogen-III C-methyltransferase, translating to MSNFPPPVPRLTVLGAGPGDPELFTLKGVRVLGEADVVLYDALANNDLLGYVRPGAPQIFVGKRRGLRSYHQDEINALIVDSARQHGHVVRLKGGDPFVFGRGREEMLYAEQHGLRTDYVPGISSAVAAAGSVGIPVTHRGSSEGFQVVTATTATGELSAAVREAARSRTTTVILMGLSQLGRIVEIFSQHGQSGTPAAIVQNGTLPAARLVTGPVRELPMRAAAAGIGAPAIIIIGEVARLATADAAMPAVFSELLSYAEVA from the coding sequence ATGTCCAACTTCCCACCCCCAGTTCCCCGCCTGACCGTGCTCGGCGCGGGACCCGGCGACCCGGAGCTCTTCACGCTGAAAGGCGTGCGGGTGCTGGGCGAGGCCGACGTGGTGCTCTACGACGCGCTGGCCAACAACGACCTGCTGGGCTACGTGCGGCCCGGTGCCCCGCAGATTTTCGTGGGCAAGCGGCGCGGCCTGCGCAGCTACCACCAGGACGAAATCAACGCCCTGATTGTGGATAGCGCCCGCCAGCACGGCCACGTGGTGCGGCTCAAGGGCGGCGACCCGTTCGTGTTTGGCCGGGGCCGGGAGGAAATGCTCTACGCCGAGCAGCACGGCCTGCGCACCGACTACGTGCCCGGCATCAGCAGCGCGGTGGCCGCCGCCGGCAGCGTGGGCATTCCCGTCACGCACCGCGGCAGCAGTGAGGGTTTCCAAGTGGTTACGGCCACTACGGCCACCGGCGAATTGTCGGCCGCCGTGCGGGAAGCGGCCCGCTCCCGCACCACCACGGTCATTCTGATGGGCCTGAGCCAGCTGGGGCGCATCGTGGAGATTTTCAGTCAGCACGGGCAGAGCGGCACGCCGGCGGCCATCGTGCAGAACGGCACCCTGCCCGCCGCCCGCCTCGTGACGGGCCCGGTGCGGGAGCTGCCGATGCGGGCCGCGGCGGCCGGCATCGGGGCCCCGGCCATCATCATTATCGGCGAAGTAGCCCGCCTGGCCACAGCCGATGCGGCGATGCCGGCGGTGTTTTCCGAGCTGCTTTCCTACGCCGAAGTGGCTTAG
- a CDS encoding assimilatory sulfite reductase (NADPH) flavoprotein subunit — MSLLSQDPALPLGLDDSTLQRLTTGLSDQQLIWLSGYFYGRTAAGRRELQSAQSVPQVAAPAAASKLTILYGSQTGNSKKVAQQTAEKAKQRGVQVTVQDVNDYATRALKTEQQLLLVVSTQGEGEPPVAAEELHQFLLSNRAPKLPDLRYSVLALGDKSYVQFCQTGREFDERLAELGAQRLLERVECDVDYQETAQQWADQVLNVIAAEASAANGGHVSSNGHAAATETLTAPEPAAYSHHNPFEATVLEKIQLNGRGSSKETYHIELSLADSGLHYEPGDALSVVPRNGEALVAEVLQAARLDGAAPIQLSGVEFELGTALTQKLELSVLTRDVLERYAAAAPQHKPLADLITDIPQLQQYVYGRDVADLLREFPAELSAGQLAAVLRPLPARAYSIASSLLVHPEEVHLTVGAVRYAAHGRTKHGVCSSHLADRLDIDHTARVFVERNEYFKLPQDGATDIIMVGAGTGVAPFRAFVEERVELGAEGRNWLLFGNPNFTTDFLYQTEWLQHLKRGTLRHLDVAFSRDQAEKIYVQHRLLEKSRDVYGWLENGAHFYVCGDKARLGSAIQEALKQVVQREAGCSPDDAADYLRGLKKQRRYLEDVY; from the coding sequence ATGAGCCTTCTTTCGCAAGACCCTGCCCTGCCCCTGGGCCTCGACGACAGCACGTTGCAGCGCCTGACCACCGGCCTCTCCGACCAGCAGCTGATCTGGTTGAGCGGCTACTTTTACGGCCGCACCGCGGCGGGCCGCCGCGAGTTGCAAAGCGCCCAGTCGGTGCCACAGGTGGCGGCCCCAGCGGCGGCTTCCAAGCTGACGATTCTGTACGGCTCCCAGACCGGCAACAGCAAGAAAGTAGCCCAGCAAACGGCCGAGAAAGCCAAGCAGCGCGGCGTGCAGGTGACGGTGCAGGACGTGAACGACTACGCCACCCGGGCCCTCAAAACTGAGCAGCAGCTCTTGCTGGTGGTCAGTACCCAGGGCGAGGGTGAGCCGCCGGTAGCGGCCGAGGAGCTGCACCAGTTTCTGCTCAGCAACCGCGCGCCCAAATTGCCCGATTTGCGCTACTCGGTGCTGGCCCTGGGCGACAAAAGCTACGTGCAGTTCTGCCAGACCGGCCGGGAGTTTGATGAGCGCCTGGCTGAGCTCGGGGCCCAGCGCCTGCTAGAGCGCGTAGAGTGCGACGTAGACTACCAGGAAACCGCTCAGCAGTGGGCCGACCAGGTGCTCAACGTCATTGCCGCCGAAGCCTCGGCGGCCAATGGCGGGCACGTAAGCAGCAACGGCCACGCCGCGGCTACCGAAACCCTGACCGCGCCGGAGCCGGCCGCCTACTCCCACCACAACCCCTTCGAGGCTACGGTGCTGGAAAAGATTCAGCTCAACGGCCGGGGCTCCAGCAAGGAAACCTACCACATCGAGCTGTCCTTGGCCGATTCGGGCCTGCACTACGAGCCCGGCGACGCCTTATCGGTGGTGCCGCGCAACGGGGAGGCGCTGGTAGCCGAAGTGCTCCAGGCAGCCCGCCTCGACGGGGCCGCGCCGATTCAGCTTTCGGGCGTGGAGTTTGAGCTGGGCACGGCGTTGACGCAAAAGCTGGAGCTCTCGGTGCTGACGCGCGACGTGCTGGAACGCTACGCCGCCGCCGCCCCGCAGCACAAGCCGCTGGCCGACCTCATCACCGACATTCCGCAGCTGCAACAGTACGTGTACGGCCGCGACGTGGCAGATTTGCTGCGCGAGTTTCCCGCCGAGTTGTCGGCCGGGCAGCTGGCGGCGGTGCTGCGGCCTTTGCCGGCCCGGGCTTATTCTATTGCCAGCAGCCTGCTGGTGCACCCCGAGGAAGTGCACCTCACGGTGGGCGCGGTGCGCTACGCCGCCCACGGCCGCACCAAGCACGGCGTGTGCTCGTCGCACCTGGCCGACCGTCTCGATATTGACCACACGGCCCGGGTGTTTGTGGAGCGCAACGAGTACTTCAAGCTGCCTCAGGACGGGGCCACCGACATCATCATGGTGGGCGCGGGCACGGGCGTGGCACCCTTCCGGGCCTTCGTGGAAGAGCGGGTGGAGCTGGGCGCCGAGGGCCGCAACTGGCTGCTGTTCGGCAACCCCAATTTCACTACCGACTTCCTCTACCAGACCGAGTGGCTGCAACACCTCAAGCGCGGCACCCTGCGCCACCTCGACGTGGCCTTCAGCCGCGACCAGGCTGAGAAAATCTACGTGCAGCACCGCCTGCTCGAAAAGTCGCGCGACGTGTACGGCTGGCTTGAAAACGGAGCGCACTTCTACGTCTGCGGCGACAAGGCCCGCTTGGGCTCGGCCATTCAGGAAGCCCTCAAGCAAGTGGTGCAGCGCGAAGCCGGCTGCTCCCCGGATGACGCCGCCGACTACCTGCGCGGGCTCAAAAAGCAGCGCCGGTATTTGGAGGACGTGTATTAA
- a CDS encoding TonB-dependent receptor — MRKLVTSSVLAPILAVASVAPARAQDAIIAISGVVRENGTNQPLPGVSISVKNGAVGVLSDASGQFALKAKLKFPFTLVFNMLGYDAKEVEIVNATNLVSVALESKALLTNEVVVSASRVEESRLRSPVAIEKLDIRAIKETPAPSFYDALENVKGVQMTTSSLTFKVPNTRGFNIPNNFRFMQLVDGVDMQAATLGVPLGNAIGPTELDIASVEITPGAASALYGMNAINGMANLTTKSPFTYQGLSVYQKLGVNHVDGQDYNPSLLTESAVRWAQVFGKRQQWAYKVNGSYLQGTDWLSDTQTDQNPQNLNAANPRFPELSGPNNPAADLWNRYGDDRSGNVAVPITYNGKTETFNVRRTGYYEKDLINPTVRNLKFDGSLHYKLTDRAELSYGYRYGLMDGIFQRGNKIQLKNVTVQSHKLELRGADFVARGYVLVENTGDSYNLNPLATNLDLNNGSNSVWGGKFRTELQKQVDAGVDLATAMKLARTVADRGRAEPGTAAFEQLKNTITGINNWDIAVNVPGAPVTGGAALWQRSRTYHGEAQWNLGKRIEWADVLLGADARVYEVIPDGNNFVDFSKPLSDRTTPGGNNQYYKKVGAFGQATKLLLHDRLKLNASLRVDYNPEFSPKLNPRVAAVYTIAERHNLRASYQNGWRFPALFEALSFVNNGSVRRVGGLGRVNDGLGFLENSYTLASLDNFTAAVNRDVAADPTGTTSEKQARAALKNRAVLQVANLPTMQPEQINAYEVGYKSVLLDNRLALDLDAYYNEYTGFLGQVEVAVPKSGPVGSDASVLDMLTRAKQDRYRVYTNARNTYRSYGSALGVTYNFYQKYTLAGNVNYNALASNEQADVFVTGFNTPKWVTNVSFGNREIVRNVGFNVVWRRQNAFLWESQLANGRIPAYQTVDAQVNVRVPNLKSTIKVGGTNLLNNRYVQYAAGPTIGGLYYVALTFDNTVIR; from the coding sequence ATGAGAAAACTAGTTACTTCTTCCGTCCTGGCCCCGATTTTGGCGGTGGCCAGCGTGGCCCCGGCCCGGGCCCAGGATGCCATTATTGCCATCAGCGGCGTGGTGCGCGAAAACGGCACCAACCAGCCCCTGCCGGGCGTGAGCATCAGCGTCAAGAATGGTGCGGTGGGCGTGCTCAGCGACGCCAGCGGCCAGTTTGCGCTGAAAGCCAAGCTCAAGTTTCCCTTCACCCTCGTGTTCAACATGCTGGGCTACGACGCCAAGGAGGTTGAAATCGTGAATGCGACGAACCTCGTGTCGGTGGCCCTGGAGTCGAAGGCCCTGCTCACCAATGAGGTGGTCGTGTCGGCTTCGCGGGTCGAGGAAAGCCGGCTCCGCTCGCCGGTGGCCATTGAGAAGCTCGACATCCGGGCCATCAAGGAAACGCCCGCGCCGAGCTTCTACGACGCGCTGGAAAACGTGAAGGGCGTGCAAATGACCACCTCCAGCCTCACCTTCAAGGTGCCCAACACCCGGGGCTTCAACATCCCGAACAACTTCCGCTTCATGCAGCTCGTGGACGGCGTCGACATGCAGGCGGCTACGCTGGGCGTGCCGCTGGGCAACGCCATTGGACCCACCGAGCTGGATATTGCCAGCGTGGAAATCACGCCCGGCGCGGCCTCGGCGCTCTACGGCATGAACGCCATTAACGGCATGGCCAACCTCACGACCAAGAGCCCCTTCACCTACCAGGGCCTGAGCGTGTACCAGAAGCTGGGCGTGAACCACGTCGACGGCCAAGACTACAACCCGAGCCTCTTGACCGAGTCGGCGGTGCGCTGGGCCCAGGTGTTTGGCAAGCGCCAGCAGTGGGCCTACAAAGTGAACGGATCCTATTTGCAGGGCACCGACTGGCTTTCCGACACCCAGACCGACCAGAACCCCCAGAACCTGAACGCGGCCAACCCCCGCTTCCCCGAGCTGAGTGGCCCGAACAACCCCGCCGCCGACCTCTGGAACCGCTACGGCGACGATAGGAGCGGCAACGTGGCGGTGCCCATCACTTACAACGGCAAGACCGAAACCTTCAATGTGCGCCGCACCGGCTACTACGAGAAGGACCTCATCAACCCCACGGTGCGCAACCTTAAGTTCGACGGCAGCCTGCACTACAAGCTCACGGACCGGGCCGAGCTGTCGTACGGCTACCGCTACGGGCTGATGGACGGCATTTTTCAGCGCGGCAACAAGATTCAGCTCAAAAACGTGACCGTGCAAAGCCACAAGCTGGAGCTGCGTGGCGCTGACTTCGTGGCCCGGGGCTACGTGCTCGTGGAAAACACCGGCGACTCCTACAACCTCAACCCGCTGGCTACCAACCTGGATTTGAACAACGGCTCGAACAGCGTGTGGGGCGGCAAGTTCCGCACCGAGTTGCAAAAGCAGGTCGATGCCGGCGTGGACCTGGCTACGGCCATGAAGCTGGCCCGCACCGTCGCCGACCGGGGCCGCGCGGAGCCCGGCACGGCGGCCTTCGAGCAGCTCAAAAACACGATTACCGGCATCAACAACTGGGATATTGCCGTGAACGTGCCCGGCGCCCCGGTTACCGGCGGGGCGGCCCTGTGGCAGCGCAGCCGCACCTACCACGGCGAGGCCCAGTGGAACCTGGGCAAGCGCATCGAGTGGGCCGACGTACTGCTCGGCGCCGATGCCCGGGTATACGAAGTCATTCCCGACGGCAACAACTTCGTGGACTTCAGCAAGCCGCTCTCGGACCGCACCACGCCCGGCGGCAACAACCAGTACTACAAGAAAGTCGGCGCCTTCGGACAGGCCACCAAGCTGCTGCTGCACGACCGGCTCAAGCTCAACGCCTCGTTGCGGGTGGACTACAACCCCGAGTTCAGCCCCAAGCTCAACCCGCGGGTGGCGGCCGTCTATACTATTGCGGAGCGGCATAACCTGCGCGCTTCCTACCAGAACGGCTGGCGTTTCCCGGCCTTGTTTGAGGCCCTTTCGTTCGTGAATAACGGCTCGGTGCGCCGCGTGGGCGGCCTGGGCCGGGTGAACGACGGGCTGGGCTTCCTGGAGAATTCCTACACCCTGGCCTCGCTCGACAACTTCACCGCCGCCGTGAACCGCGACGTGGCTGCTGACCCGACCGGCACCACGTCCGAGAAGCAGGCCCGGGCCGCGCTGAAAAACCGCGCCGTGCTGCAAGTCGCCAACCTGCCCACCATGCAGCCCGAGCAAATCAACGCCTACGAGGTGGGCTACAAGAGCGTGCTGCTCGACAACCGCCTGGCCCTCGACCTGGACGCGTATTACAACGAGTACACCGGCTTCCTGGGCCAGGTGGAAGTGGCCGTGCCCAAGTCGGGCCCCGTCGGCTCCGACGCCTCGGTGCTCGACATGCTGACCCGCGCCAAGCAGGACCGGTACCGCGTCTACACCAACGCCCGCAACACCTACCGCAGCTACGGCTCGGCCCTGGGCGTGACGTATAATTTCTACCAGAAATACACCCTGGCCGGCAACGTGAACTACAACGCCCTGGCCAGCAACGAGCAGGCCGACGTCTTCGTGACGGGCTTCAACACGCCCAAGTGGGTAACCAACGTGAGCTTCGGCAACCGCGAAATCGTGCGCAACGTGGGCTTCAACGTGGTGTGGCGCCGCCAGAACGCCTTCCTCTGGGAAAGCCAGCTGGCCAACGGACGGATTCCGGCCTACCAGACCGTCGATGCCCAGGTAAACGTGCGCGTGCCTAATCTGAAATCCACCATCAAAGTCGGCGGCACCAACCTGCTCAACAACCGCTACGTGCAGTACGCCGCCGGCCCCACCATCGGCGGCCTGTACTACGTGGCTTTGACCTTCGACAACACGGTAATCCGGTAA
- a CDS encoding DUF2490 domain-containing protein: MKRLLLLALFLFLAAPLRAQKEYVREQQTWLGVFNQNRFSQRWGSWTDLHLRLHDHFVQAPFQTVARVGLTYYLTDDVRLTGGYAYVHHFPDGARTISQAEHRPWQQVQWFTKFPRARLMQWVRLEERFRRTIRQNERLDEFDFNYRTRYNAALFLPLSKRGFEPGGVQFLLNNEVMMNFGKEIRLNYFDQNRLFAGLVYQVNKHAQIQGGYMHLFQQLPAGNVYRNQHTIRVFYFHNFDLRPAVSLAPTPTSSPVTP, from the coding sequence ATGAAACGCCTGCTTCTCCTTGCGCTTTTCCTGTTTCTGGCCGCCCCGCTGCGCGCCCAGAAGGAGTACGTGCGCGAGCAGCAAACCTGGCTGGGCGTGTTCAACCAAAACCGCTTTTCCCAGCGCTGGGGCTCCTGGACCGATTTGCACCTGCGCCTGCACGACCATTTCGTGCAGGCGCCTTTTCAGACCGTGGCCCGCGTCGGGCTGACTTACTACCTCACCGACGACGTGCGCCTGACCGGGGGCTACGCCTACGTGCACCACTTCCCCGACGGGGCCCGCACCATCTCGCAGGCCGAGCACCGGCCCTGGCAGCAGGTGCAGTGGTTTACCAAATTCCCCCGGGCCCGACTCATGCAGTGGGTGCGGCTGGAGGAGCGTTTCCGCCGCACGATTCGCCAGAACGAGCGGCTCGACGAATTCGACTTCAACTACCGCACCCGCTACAATGCGGCCCTGTTTCTGCCCCTGAGTAAGCGCGGCTTCGAGCCGGGCGGGGTACAATTTCTGCTGAACAACGAGGTGATGATGAACTTCGGTAAGGAAATCCGCCTCAACTACTTCGACCAGAACCGGCTGTTTGCGGGCCTGGTCTACCAGGTGAATAAGCACGCCCAAATCCAAGGCGGCTACATGCATTTGTTTCAGCAGCTGCCGGCTGGCAATGTGTACCGCAACCAGCACACTATCCGGGTTTTCTACTTCCACAATTTCGATTTGCGGCCCGCCGTGTCCTTGGCGCCCACTCCTACTTCTTCCCCCGTAACTCCCTAA